The DNA region GTCTGCTGCAAGACCAGACAATGTGACTCTTGCGGGGGGAGGAACCGCTCCCCGCTTCCCCATGCACAAGGCCGCGCCCTCTTCGGAAGACGCGGCCTTTGTGTTGTGCAATCTCGCGGGCTTCCTTGCGGGATGTGCCCACGGTAATTTAGGGGGATGCCGTTCCGTGCATTGCTCCCCTGACAGAGAGCTTGCGGGACAACGTCTCTCAGAGCCCAACTCCCCTACGTCCTTAGATATCGATAAACTCCAACGCAGGAGCCGAGTCGATGATGCCGTGGCGGGCAAGCGCAGCGTAGAAGGCGCGCAGCCCGTCGAGCTCCTCGGGGCCGAGGTCGTAGACCAGGCCGGCGAAGTAATCGGTGAGCTCGTCCACGGTCATGCCGGTGGTTTGGGAGACGGCAGGCAGCAGGCTGGGCAGCTTGGCCACGCCGGCGCGTTTGCTGGCAAGGAGAGCGCGTGCCGCGGCGCGAAGCTGCGCCGGCTGCTCCTGGAAGGTTTTGCGGGACACACCCCAGAGCCCGAAGATGAAGGGCAAGCCAGTCCACTCCCGCCAGGCCTCGCCCAGGTCCAGTCGGACCGGATAGTCCGGGTGGCGGCGCAGAGTCAGGGCCTCGTCGCCAATGCAGAGGATGGCCTGGGGCCGCTCGCCGGACTCTAGAATCGCAGTCGCGTTTCCCGTGGTATACCGCAATGAATCGAGGCCGTAGTGATCGGCCAGGAGCATGCGCAGAAGCGTGGCCGAGGTGTGCGTCTGGGCGCTGACGAGGATGCCCCCCCCGTTGAGCTCCTTGATGGGCTTGCGTGAGAGCAGAAGCACGGACTGCACTGGTCCACGGCTGCCAATGCCCAGATCCGGGATGAGCAGATACTGCTCGTGCCGGCGACCATACTCCACAGAGGACATGGACGAGATGGGTAGCTCGCCAGCGGCCATGCGGTCGTTGAGGTAAGATGGCGGTCCGCTTACGATCTCAAAGTCGAGATCGCCCAGAACGTCGGGATCGCCGGACTCGATGGGTTCGTAGATGGGCAGGACGTTGAGGTAGCCTATCCGCCCAAGCTTCATGGATATTTTCGTGTGCTGCTCAGTCGATGCGCTCATTGTTTGTCCTCGGCATCGTCGTCGCGCAGGGTGTAGTCCATGCGCCGGCGGCGCGGTGTGAATCCGGCCTCGCGGATGAGGCGGCGGATATCGTTTTCAGGCAAGGAGAAGCTGACGCCCGTGGCCGCGACCACGTTTTCCTCGATCATGGTGGAGCCGAAGTCGTTGGCCCCGCCGAGCAGGGCGAGCTGCGCGATCTGCGGTCCCATGGTCACCCAGGAGGCCTGGATGTTCGGCACGTTGTCCAGCACGATGCGCGAGAGCGCGAGCACCCGCATGTAGCTGCAGCTTGTGGGCGGGCGGCGGGCCGCGCCGTTCTCGTCCTTGGCCAGGGCCGTGTTGTGCGGCTGGAAGCCCCAGGGGATGAACGCGGTGAAGCCGCCGGTCTCGTCCTGGAGATCGCGCACGGCCAGCATGTGGTCGATACGCTCGGCGCGCGTTTCCACATGGCCGAACATCATGGTGGCGGTTGTCTTGAGCCCCTGTTGATGCGCCTCGCGCATTACGCCGAGCCATGCCCCGGCCGAGCACTTGTTGGGGGCGACGTGCTTGCGCACGCGGTCCACCAGAATCTCGGCGCCGCCGCCCGGAATGGAGGCCAGGCCGGCCTCGTGCAGCCGGCGGATGACCTCGGCCACCTCCATGCCGTACAGCTCGGAGAAGTAGACGATCTCCGGCGGGGAGAAGGCGTGGATGTGGATGGTCGGGAAGGTGTCCCGGATGTGGCGCAGCATGTCCTCGTAAAAGGAAAATGGCAGCTCCGGATGGTGACCGCCTTGCATGAGGATCTGCGAGCCGCCCAGGGCCACGGTCTCCGCCACCTTGCGTTCCAGCTCTTCCGTGGAAAGAACGTAGCCGCGCGCATCGCCGGGCGCGGCAAAGAACGCACAGAACTTGCAGCCGCAGCTGCAGATGTTGGAGTAATTGATGTTGCGGTCCACAACATACGTAACCCGGGCCACGCCGTTTTCCACATCGCCGCGCTGCTCGGCCTTGCGCATGCGAACGGCGTGGGCAAGGCGCATGAGGGTATGCAGATCAGCCTCGTAGGCCAGGAGCAGGGCCTCGTCCTTGCCGATGCGCTGCCCGTCGAGAACAGCGTCGGCCACGGAGCGGACGGCGTCCGGAAGGGTTGCGATCAGCACGGCGATTCTCCTTGCGGTTCGGTGTTCTTGGGCCGGAAAAGGGCGTCCCGCTCCACTGGGGTAAAGCCGCAGTCGCAGGCCATGGCCACAATGCCCTCCGGCGTCAGGGCCTGCTCGCTGGAGGCGCCGGCCATATGGCCGATTTTCTCCTCCACCACGGTGCCGTCGAAGTCGTCCGCTCCGTAGTGCAGTGCCGTGAGCGCCAGTTTGACCCCGAGCATGACCCAGTAGGACTTGATGTGCGGGATGTTGTCGAGCATGAGCCGGGAGATGGCGAGGGTCCGCAGGATATCCGGGGCCGAGACGCCGGCGAATCCTTCCGGCAGCTCCAGCGCGCTGTTCTTGATGAGAAACGGCAGGAGGATGAAGCAGATGAAGCCGTTCGTCTCGTCCTGCAGCCGGCGCAGCTTGTCCAGATGGTCCAGCCGGTGCTCCACGCTTTCCACGTGGCCGAAAAGCATGGTGCAGTTGGTGCGGATGCCCATGGAGTGCGCCTCCTTGGAGATGCGCAGCCACTCGTCGCCGCTCACCTTTTCCGGGCAGATGCGCGCACGAACATCCGGGTCGAAGATCTCGGCGCCGCCGCCGGGCATCATCTCCTGGCCGGCAGCGCTCAACCGCTCCAGTACCTCGCGGGTGGAGATGGACTCCAGCTTGGCGAAATGCTCGATCTCCACGGGTGTGAAGGCCTTGATGCTCGTGTTGGGCAGCTTCTTGTGCAGGGTGCGCAGGGCTGTCTCGAAGAAGTCGAGGCCCAGCTCCGGGTGGCAGCCGCCCACGATGTGCAGCTCGGTGATGTCTCCTGCCGAGGTCGCCTTGTCCACGATCTCGTCCAGGTTCAGGGTAAAGCCGCCCTCCTCGCCCACGCGGCGGTGGAACGCGCAGAAACGGCAGTCGTTGGCGCAGACGTTGGTGTAGTTGACGTGGCGGTTGCGGACCCAGGTAACGCGCATGCCGTGGCGCTGCATCCGCACATAATGGGCCAGAGCGGCCACGGAGGAGAGATCCGGGCATTCGAAGAGCCGCCGGCCGTCCTCGATGGTCAGGCGCTCGCTCGCCTGCACTTTTTCCCGGATGTCGTCTATTCCGAGGGCCTCGTAGAATCGGGGGTTCAGCATGGTGCGATCAAACCTCGCTCGATGCAGGACACCAGGGCGTCGATGCACGCGTCCAGCCGGGCGTCGTCGTGCAGGCCGAAGCCGGTGTCCATATAGGGTAAGGTGCGCGCCTGGAAGAATCGATCCATAAGCGCGTCCAGAAAGAAGACGGCCGCTTCCATATCCACATCCGGCCGCAGCTCGCCGCGGGCCTTGGCGTCCTCCACCAGGGAGCGCCAGTATTTCGTGGACAGGCTGCGGACTCGTGACAGCAGTGTTTCGCGTAACGGAAAAGACTCCTGAAAGAGCATGCGCGTGTACAGGCGGTAGACCTCGGGGTGCGCTTCCAGAAAAGCGCTGACGGTCAGGAGCGCTTCGCGGATGCGCTGGCCCAGAGGCTCATCGCGGGTAGCGTCGCGTACGGAGCGCAAAGGCTCGGCAAACTGCCCGGCCACACGGTCGAATACGTAGTGGAAGAGGCGCTCCTTGTTGCCGAAGTACTGGAAGAGCGAGCCCTTGGCGATGCCCAGAGCGCGCGCGATGCGGTTGGAGCTGGCGCTGCCGAAGCCGTGCGCCGAGAACTCGTCCAGCGCGGCCTGGTAGACGCGTTGCTGCTTTTCCTCCGGCAAATTGAGAAACGTGGCTGAAGCCGGGGCGTCAGTATTTTGATGGATGGATTCCATGATCTTTACGGCAGCTCACTTGGGGAGCATGGTTGCGTGAAACAGCGGTTTGTATCAGAATGACCACCTGGTCATTCAGGGCGTTTGTAGGACTCATCCCGGATGCTGTCAATCCGGGTTCCACCTTTTTCCTTTGGCATCGGATACGACAATGAAGCTGCGACTCGGCATATCCCCCTGTCCCAACGATACATTCATCTTCCACGGCCTGCTGCATCCGGAGGCGCAACCCGAGATGACGCCGCCCCCGTATACCTTCGACACCACCTATGCCGATGTGGAGGAGCTGAACCGCATGGCCCTGGCCAGCGAGCCGGACGTGTGCAAGGTCTCGGCCCATGCCGCGGCCTTCATGCTGGACGAGTACGTGGTGCTGCGCTGCGGCGGCGCGCTGGGCTACGGCTGCGGCCCGCTTCTGCTGGCTCAGCAGAACGTTTCCATCGAGGACATCTGGGCCGGCCCCATCGCCATCCCCGGCCGCATGACCACAGCCGCGCTTCTTCTGGAGCTCTGCGGCCGCAGCAAAGGGCTGGGCCCATCAACAGAGGCGAATCGGCCGGTCATGCTCTACTCGGAGATCATGGGCGCGGTGGAGCGCGGCGAGATTCCCGCCGGCGTTATCATCCACGAGGGCCGCTTTACTTTTCAGGAGCATGGCCTGACCAAGGTGCAGGACCTGGGCGCGTGGTGGGAAGAGGCCAAGGGGCTGCCCATCCCCTTGGGCGTCATCGTGATGCGTCGGATTCTTGGCCGGGAAGCACATGTGGCCATGGAGCAGGCCCTGCGCAAAAGCCTGGCCGCCGGCCTGGCCCACCCGGAACGCGCTAGCGAGTTCATCGCCGGCTACGCCCAGGAGCTGGACCCCCGCGTCATCGGCCAGCACGTGCAGACCTTTGTCAACAACTTCAGCATGGAGCTGGGTTCCGAAGGCGAAGCCTGCGTGCGGACATTCCTCAACGGCGCCCGCGACGTGCAGGACCGCGCGCCTGTGACGGCGATTTTTCCGGAGTAAAGAAGGCGAGAAGAACCCCGGCGTTGGGGGACGCCGTCCCCCAACAAGCCCCCTGCAAGGGGACCACAGTCCCCTTGATCCTTATTCTAAGGACCAGAATTTTTACGGTCGGTTCGCGTCGCGCACCGGTCCGAATCTCCTGTCCTGGAGAATCGTAGGCCCCAGAAAGTTGGGTCCAGGGAGCTAAGCTCCCTGGCGGGGTGCGCGAGGGGCAGAGCCCCTCGCACCACACATCGAATATATCAGGCGATCACGACTGCCAGCGCAGAACGAGCTGGACAAGAGTGCGCACGCCAAAGCCGGTGCCGCCTTCGGGGCACAGGGGCGTAGCCTTTTCGGCCCAGGCCGGGCCGGCGATATCCAGGTGCGCCCACGGCGTATCCGGATCCACGAACTTCTCCAGGAACTTGGCGGCATGGATGGCGCCGCCTTCGCGCGGGCCCACGTTCTTGATATCGGCGATCTCGCTCTTAAGCACGTCGGCGTAGGAATCCCACAGAGGCATAGGCCAGAAAGGCTCGCCAATGGCCAGGCTGAGCTCGCGGATGGTCTCTTCCAGGGCCTCATTCTCCGTGAACACGGCGGCCGTACCGTAGCCCAGGGCCACGACGCAGGCCCCGGTTAAGGTGGCGAGGTCGATGATCGCGGCCGGGTCATAGCGCTTGGCGTAGGCCAGGGCGTCGCAGAGCAGCAGACGACCCTCGGCGTCGGTGTTGAGGATTTCCACGGTGAGGCCGGAGAGGCTGGTGACCACATCGCCGGGGCGGGTGGCCTTGCCGTCGGGCATGTTGTCCGCACAGGGCATCAGACCCACGATGCGCCGCGGCAGCTTGAGCTCGCCCAGGGCGCGGAACAGACCGAGCACGGCAGCCGCGCCGGACATATCATCCTTCATGGTGGCCATGCTGTTGGACGGCTTGAGCGAAAGGCCGCCGGAGTCGTAGGTCACGCCTTTGCCCACAAAGACCAGGGGCGCGTCCTCGGCGTGGCCCTCGGGAGTGTGCTCCAGCACGATGAACCGTGCCGCCTCCGGGTTGCCGCGAAACACGGCGGCGTACGCGCCCATGCCGAGGTCGACGCAGTCCTGGGCGTCGAGCACGCGGCAGGAGTACCCATAGGCATCGGCCAGGGCCTGTGCTGCGTCGGCCATGGCGGCCGGGGTGATATGGTTGGGCGGCCCGTTCACCAGATCGCGCGCAAACGTAATACCAAGGGCCGTAGCCTCCGCGCGCAAGGCGGCCTGCTCCAGCTCCGGCGCAGGAGACTCCTGCAAAAACAGACTGATAGTAGACGGATCGGGCGGCGTGGGATCCTTTTCCGTCTTGTGTTTACGATACGTATACAATCCGCAATACATTCCGTATGCGAGCTCTTCGAGCGCCCATGCTTCCGGAAGCGTGGCAAGGGGATAGCGCAATGTCAGGTACTCGGCCAG from Oceanidesulfovibrio marinus includes:
- the mqnC gene encoding cyclic dehypoxanthinyl futalosine synthase gives rise to the protein MLIATLPDAVRSVADAVLDGQRIGKDEALLLAYEADLHTLMRLAHAVRMRKAEQRGDVENGVARVTYVVDRNINYSNICSCGCKFCAFFAAPGDARGYVLSTEELERKVAETVALGGSQILMQGGHHPELPFSFYEDMLRHIRDTFPTIHIHAFSPPEIVYFSELYGMEVAEVIRRLHEAGLASIPGGGAEILVDRVRKHVAPNKCSAGAWLGVMREAHQQGLKTTATMMFGHVETRAERIDHMLAVRDLQDETGGFTAFIPWGFQPHNTALAKDENGAARRPPTSCSYMRVLALSRIVLDNVPNIQASWVTMGPQIAQLALLGGANDFGSTMIEENVVAATGVSFSLPENDIRRLIREAGFTPRRRRMDYTLRDDDAEDKQ
- a CDS encoding menaquinone biosynthetic enzyme MqnA/MqnD family protein, whose product is MSASTEQHTKISMKLGRIGYLNVLPIYEPIESGDPDVLGDLDFEIVSGPPSYLNDRMAAGELPISSMSSVEYGRRHEQYLLIPDLGIGSRGPVQSVLLLSRKPIKELNGGGILVSAQTHTSATLLRMLLADHYGLDSLRYTTGNATAILESGERPQAILCIGDEALTLRRHPDYPVRLDLGEAWREWTGLPFIFGLWGVSRKTFQEQPAQLRAAARALLASKRAGVAKLPSLLPAVSQTTGMTVDELTDYFAGLVYDLGPEELDGLRAFYAALARHGIIDSAPALEFIDI
- a CDS encoding 1,4-dihydroxy-6-naphthoate synthase, whose protein sequence is MKLRLGISPCPNDTFIFHGLLHPEAQPEMTPPPYTFDTTYADVEELNRMALASEPDVCKVSAHAAAFMLDEYVVLRCGGALGYGCGPLLLAQQNVSIEDIWAGPIAIPGRMTTAALLLELCGRSKGLGPSTEANRPVMLYSEIMGAVERGEIPAGVIIHEGRFTFQEHGLTKVQDLGAWWEEAKGLPIPLGVIVMRRILGREAHVAMEQALRKSLAAGLAHPERASEFIAGYAQELDPRVIGQHVQTFVNNFSMELGSEGEACVRTFLNGARDVQDRAPVTAIFPE
- the mqnE gene encoding aminofutalosine synthase MqnE; protein product: MLNPRFYEALGIDDIREKVQASERLTIEDGRRLFECPDLSSVAALAHYVRMQRHGMRVTWVRNRHVNYTNVCANDCRFCAFHRRVGEEGGFTLNLDEIVDKATSAGDITELHIVGGCHPELGLDFFETALRTLHKKLPNTSIKAFTPVEIEHFAKLESISTREVLERLSAAGQEMMPGGGAEIFDPDVRARICPEKVSGDEWLRISKEAHSMGIRTNCTMLFGHVESVEHRLDHLDKLRRLQDETNGFICFILLPFLIKNSALELPEGFAGVSAPDILRTLAISRLMLDNIPHIKSYWVMLGVKLALTALHYGADDFDGTVVEEKIGHMAGASSEQALTPEGIVAMACDCGFTPVERDALFRPKNTEPQGESPC
- a CDS encoding TetR/AcrR family transcriptional regulator; the encoded protein is MESIHQNTDAPASATFLNLPEEKQQRVYQAALDEFSAHGFGSASSNRIARALGIAKGSLFQYFGNKERLFHYVFDRVAGQFAEPLRSVRDATRDEPLGQRIREALLTVSAFLEAHPEVYRLYTRMLFQESFPLRETLLSRVRSLSTKYWRSLVEDAKARGELRPDVDMEAAVFFLDALMDRFFQARTLPYMDTGFGLHDDARLDACIDALVSCIERGLIAPC
- a CDS encoding leucyl aminopeptidase — translated: MPIELTPLESTRWETDALLLFAFEPDDEHAAESLGPELFARFPGLTARTLKAAPWLAEHTGLLDCRGTSLDVCVLHAPGNAPIRRVLILGLGKRADHTAQPDAGPQRLREAGAVALRKARELRCDSVAIPGAALETLAEYLTLRYPLATLPEAWALEELAYGMYCGLYTYRKHKTEKDPTPPDPSTISLFLQESPAPELEQAALRAEATALGITFARDLVNGPPNHITPAAMADAAQALADAYGYSCRVLDAQDCVDLGMGAYAAVFRGNPEAARFIVLEHTPEGHAEDAPLVFVGKGVTYDSGGLSLKPSNSMATMKDDMSGAAAVLGLFRALGELKLPRRIVGLMPCADNMPDGKATRPGDVVTSLSGLTVEILNTDAEGRLLLCDALAYAKRYDPAAIIDLATLTGACVVALGYGTAAVFTENEALEETIRELSLAIGEPFWPMPLWDSYADVLKSEIADIKNVGPREGGAIHAAKFLEKFVDPDTPWAHLDIAGPAWAEKATPLCPEGGTGFGVRTLVQLVLRWQS